One window of the Dyella humicola genome contains the following:
- a CDS encoding efflux RND transporter periplasmic adaptor subunit has translation MKKRWILAILALAVVGGSWALLGHSGDTQAQTAAAGAPPPVTVSQVLVRPVDDADEFTGRLQAVDTIQLRPRVGGYVDSVHFQEGTAVRKGQLLFRIDPRPYQAEVDRLSANLSQARSEQVLAQANAERGRRLLEQHAVAREEADRLVTASESAKAQVASTTAALDAARLNLGFTEVRAPIDGRVSNALVTPGNLVTSSDVLTSVVSIDPIYAYFDVDEHSYLKFDRERREHGSSPQITMALADEKGFPHTGRVDFVDNQLRAASGTIRLRAVFDNADARYTPGLYVRIQLRSDRREPRALVDDRAVATDLGNKFVYVIDKDRKVEYRRVVTGPLLDGLRVVTEGLDAKDVVIVNGLQHVRPGVEVNPTKVAMETRSLDPNKQLAMAGAGSGQNAAQQK, from the coding sequence ATGAAGAAACGATGGATCCTCGCCATTCTTGCCCTGGCCGTGGTGGGCGGCAGCTGGGCCCTGCTGGGCCATAGCGGCGACACCCAGGCGCAAACCGCAGCAGCCGGGGCGCCGCCGCCGGTCACGGTATCCCAGGTGCTGGTTCGTCCTGTCGATGACGCCGACGAGTTCACCGGTCGACTGCAGGCGGTCGACACCATTCAGTTGCGCCCGCGCGTCGGTGGTTACGTCGATTCGGTGCACTTCCAGGAAGGTACCGCCGTGCGCAAGGGCCAGCTGCTGTTCCGTATCGATCCGCGTCCTTACCAGGCCGAAGTGGATCGACTCAGCGCAAACCTGAGCCAGGCGCGCTCGGAACAGGTGCTCGCCCAGGCCAATGCGGAACGTGGACGCCGACTGCTGGAGCAGCACGCCGTCGCCCGTGAAGAGGCCGATCGCCTGGTTACCGCCTCCGAAAGCGCCAAGGCCCAGGTCGCCTCGACCACGGCCGCGCTGGATGCCGCCCGCCTCAATCTCGGCTTCACCGAAGTGCGCGCACCGATCGATGGGCGCGTGAGCAATGCCTTGGTGACACCCGGCAACCTCGTCACCAGTAGCGATGTGCTGACCAGCGTGGTGAGCATCGACCCGATCTACGCCTACTTCGATGTGGACGAACACAGCTACCTGAAGTTCGATCGCGAGCGCCGCGAACATGGCAGCTCGCCGCAGATCACCATGGCGTTGGCCGACGAGAAGGGGTTTCCGCATACGGGCCGAGTCGATTTCGTCGACAACCAGCTGCGCGCTGCTAGCGGCACGATCCGCTTGCGCGCCGTGTTCGACAACGCCGACGCTCGCTACACCCCCGGCCTCTATGTACGCATCCAATTGCGCAGCGACCGTCGCGAGCCGCGCGCACTGGTCGACGACCGCGCCGTCGCTACGGACCTCGGCAACAAGTTCGTCTACGTGATCGACAAGGATCGCAAGGTCGAATACCGACGCGTGGTTACCGGCCCGCTGCTCGATGGTCTGCGTGTGGTCACGGAAGGCCTCGATGCCAAGGACGTAGTGATCGTCAACGGCCTTCAGCACGTGCGTCCCGGCGTGGAAGTGAATCCGACCAAGGTGGCCATGGAGACACGCAGCCTTGATCCAAACAAGCAGCTGGCGATGGCCGGTGCCGGTTCGGGTCAGAACGCCGCGCAGCAGAAGTAG
- a CDS encoding efflux RND transporter permease subunit: MKIAQFFVDRPILAGVLSVLIVIAGGIALFRLPISEYPEVVPPTVVVRASYPGANPKVIAETVATPLEEQINGVEGMLYTSSQSTSDGAMTLTVTFALGTDLDNAQVQVQNRVAQAQPRLPQEVQRLGVTTQKSSPDLTMVVHLTSPDQRYDMLYLSNYARLHIKDQLARLDGVGDVQIFGAGEYSMRVWLDPQRLAVRQLTTGDVVHAIEEQNVAVAAGALNAPPGPNSAAFQLNINTQGRLINEEDFLNIIVRTDANGGVTHLRDVARVELGSNNYALRSLLNNQPAVALPIFARPGSNAIQISDEVRKQMADLKKDFPQGVDYQIVYDPTVFVRGSIEAVVHTLFEAIALVVLVVILFLQTWRASIIPLVAVPVSLIGTFAVMLLVGFSLNALSLFGLVLAIGIVVDDAIVVVENVERHIEHGLSPKEATRKAMNEVTGPIVATALVLCAVFVPAAFISGLTGQFYRQFALTIAISTVISAFNSLTLSPALAALLLQERGAPKDKLSLFIDRAFGWLFRPFNRLFESSANRYVGGVKRILRSGSIALVIYGGLVLLGLFGFAHVPTGFVPAQDKQYLVSFAQLPDAASLDRSEDVIRRMSDIALKQPGVESAVAFPGLSINGFTNSTNSGIVFVTLKPFEERRDASLSAGAIAGALNQKYAAIQDAYIAVFPPPPVMGLGTIGGFRLQVEDRSDAGFEELYKQTQGLIQASAKVPTLAGLFSSYQVSVPQIDADVDREKAKAEGVDLADVYQTMQAYLGSLYVNDFNRFGRTYQVNVSAEPSFRHEPEDILRLKTRSATGEAIPLGSFVTIRQSVGPDRVQHYNGYPTAEINGGPAPGFSSGQAQAAIEKLARENLPNGMTFEWTELTYQQILAGNTAILVFPLCVLLVFLVLASLYESLLLPLAVILIVPMVLLSAISGVWLSGGDNNIFTQIGLIVLVGLACKNAILIVEFAREAQIIEGMDRTQAVLEAARLRLRPILMTSFAFIMGVVPLVTSHGAGAEMRHAMGVAVFAGMLGVTFFGLIFTPLFYVLVRGWSERMSERRRARKAAHASQPAPALENH, translated from the coding sequence ATGAAAATCGCCCAATTTTTCGTGGACAGGCCGATTCTGGCCGGCGTCCTTTCGGTGCTGATCGTGATCGCCGGCGGCATCGCGCTTTTCCGGCTGCCGATCAGCGAATACCCCGAAGTAGTGCCACCCACCGTGGTCGTGCGCGCCAGCTATCCCGGCGCCAACCCCAAGGTGATCGCCGAAACCGTCGCCACGCCGCTGGAAGAACAGATCAACGGCGTGGAAGGCATGCTCTACACCAGTTCGCAGTCGACCAGTGATGGCGCGATGACGCTGACCGTCACGTTCGCACTGGGCACCGATCTGGACAACGCCCAGGTGCAGGTGCAGAACCGCGTGGCGCAGGCGCAACCGCGCCTGCCGCAGGAAGTGCAGCGACTTGGCGTGACCACGCAGAAGAGTTCGCCCGACCTGACCATGGTGGTGCATCTGACCTCGCCGGATCAGCGCTACGACATGCTCTACCTGTCGAACTACGCGCGCCTGCACATCAAGGACCAGCTGGCCCGTCTCGATGGCGTCGGCGATGTCCAGATCTTCGGCGCGGGCGAATACAGCATGCGCGTGTGGCTGGATCCGCAGCGCCTGGCCGTGCGTCAGCTCACCACCGGTGACGTGGTGCATGCGATCGAAGAGCAGAACGTAGCCGTGGCGGCCGGTGCGCTGAATGCACCGCCAGGTCCGAACAGCGCCGCGTTTCAGCTCAATATCAACACACAAGGACGTCTGATCAACGAGGAAGACTTCCTCAACATCATCGTGCGCACCGATGCCAACGGCGGCGTGACCCACCTGCGCGACGTGGCGCGCGTGGAACTGGGCTCGAACAACTACGCCCTGCGCAGCCTGCTCAACAACCAACCCGCGGTAGCACTGCCGATCTTTGCTCGCCCTGGCTCCAATGCGATCCAGATCTCCGACGAAGTCCGCAAGCAGATGGCAGACCTCAAGAAGGATTTCCCGCAGGGCGTGGACTATCAGATCGTCTACGACCCGACCGTGTTTGTGCGTGGCTCGATCGAAGCCGTGGTGCATACCCTGTTCGAGGCGATCGCGCTGGTCGTGCTGGTGGTGATCCTGTTCCTGCAGACATGGCGCGCATCGATCATTCCGTTGGTGGCGGTCCCGGTCTCGTTGATCGGCACCTTCGCAGTGATGTTGCTGGTGGGCTTTTCGCTCAACGCGCTGTCGCTGTTTGGCCTGGTGCTGGCGATTGGCATCGTGGTGGATGACGCCATCGTGGTGGTGGAGAACGTCGAGCGGCACATCGAGCATGGTTTGTCGCCCAAGGAAGCGACCCGCAAGGCGATGAACGAAGTGACCGGGCCCATCGTGGCTACGGCGCTGGTGCTGTGTGCGGTGTTTGTGCCGGCTGCGTTCATCAGCGGCCTTACGGGTCAGTTCTATCGCCAGTTCGCGCTGACCATCGCGATCTCCACGGTGATCTCGGCGTTCAACTCGCTCACCCTCAGCCCTGCGCTCGCCGCCCTGCTGCTGCAGGAACGCGGTGCACCGAAGGACAAGCTCAGCCTCTTCATCGATCGTGCGTTCGGCTGGCTGTTCCGCCCGTTCAATCGCCTGTTCGAATCCAGCGCAAACCGCTATGTGGGTGGCGTGAAGCGCATCCTGCGTTCGGGTTCCATCGCGCTGGTGATCTATGGCGGCCTGGTGCTGCTGGGTCTGTTCGGCTTTGCCCATGTGCCGACCGGTTTCGTGCCGGCGCAGGACAAGCAGTACCTGGTGTCGTTCGCGCAGTTGCCGGACGCCGCCTCACTGGATCGTTCCGAAGACGTGATTCGTCGCATGAGCGACATCGCGCTTAAGCAGCCGGGCGTGGAAAGCGCGGTGGCGTTCCCGGGCCTGTCGATCAACGGCTTCACCAACAGCACCAACTCGGGCATCGTGTTCGTCACGCTCAAGCCGTTCGAGGAGCGGCGCGACGCGTCGCTGTCGGCGGGTGCCATCGCCGGCGCGCTCAACCAGAAATACGCGGCGATCCAGGATGCGTATATCGCCGTGTTCCCGCCGCCACCGGTGATGGGCCTGGGCACGATTGGTGGTTTCCGCTTGCAGGTGGAGGACCGTTCCGATGCCGGCTTCGAAGAGCTGTACAAGCAGACTCAAGGCTTGATCCAGGCGAGCGCGAAAGTGCCGACCCTGGCCGGCCTGTTCTCCAGCTATCAGGTCAGCGTGCCGCAAATCGATGCTGACGTGGATCGCGAAAAGGCGAAGGCCGAAGGTGTGGATCTGGCCGATGTGTACCAGACCATGCAGGCCTACTTGGGCTCGCTCTACGTCAACGACTTCAACCGCTTTGGTCGCACCTATCAGGTGAATGTGTCCGCCGAGCCCAGCTTCCGTCATGAGCCGGAAGACATCCTGCGCCTGAAGACGCGCAGCGCCACGGGCGAGGCGATTCCACTGGGTTCGTTCGTGACCATTCGCCAGAGTGTCGGTCCCGATCGCGTGCAGCATTACAACGGTTACCCAACTGCCGAGATCAACGGTGGACCGGCACCAGGCTTCAGCAGCGGTCAGGCACAAGCTGCCATTGAGAAACTCGCGCGCGAGAACCTGCCCAACGGCATGACCTTCGAGTGGACCGAGCTGACCTATCAGCAAATCCTCGCCGGCAACACCGCGATCCTGGTGTTCCCGTTGTGCGTGTTGCTGGTGTTCCTGGTGCTGGCCTCGCTGTATGAAAGCCTGTTGCTGCCGCTGGCGGTGATCCTGATCGTGCCGATGGTGCTGCTGTCCGCCATCTCCGGCGTGTGGCTGTCCGGGGGCGACAACAACATCTTCACCCAGATCGGCCTGATCGTACTGGTTGGCCTGGCTTGCAAGAACGCGATCCTGATCGTGGAGTTTGCTCGCGAAGCACAGATCATCGAGGGGATGGATCGCACCCAGGCCGTGCTGGAGGCTGCTCGCTTGCGACTGCGTCCGATCCTGATGACGTCGTTCGCTTTCATCATGGGCGTGGTGCCGCTGGTCACTTCCCACGGCGCCGGTGCGGAGATGCGCCATGCCATGGGTGTGGCGGTGTTCGCCGGCATGTTGGGCGTCACCTTCTTCGGCCTGATCTTCACCCCCTTGTTCTATGTGCTGGTACGTGGCTGGAGCGAACGCATGAGCGAACGCCGCCGCGCCCGCAAGGCCGCTCACGCGAGCCAGCCGGCACCTGCCCTGGAGAATCACTGA
- a CDS encoding efflux transporter outer membrane subunit, with amino-acid sequence MKMLTALAASLILAGCASVGPDYHAPVEKPVAVQGVDGQRELTQDFQANWWKQFNDPTLDALIQRAALNSPDLKIAFARLRESRALLGVAKSQQIPDVETVANYSRSRGQQPGFTDQRTTVTSYQAGFDASWEIDLFGGVRRSVEAARADAGASEASLQDAQVTLFAEVARFYFDLRGAQLRIDVANRDIENQRESLRLIRARADIGTGQEQDVASASARLSSVEAQLPVLQTLAQTDTSHLAVLLGERPGELDIDLSLQKFQPIDVALPIGNAGDVLTRRPDIRIAERELAAANARIGVAKADYYPHITLGGFLGFLSGRSNNFGGPSTRAWSLAPSISWSGLNVQRVRSNVKANEARADAALANYQRTVLQALEDVDNSLVSYNLQRDRVQKLIDQVAQSRRAAELARVRYDEGAADFLQLLDAERTQLAAEDALADAQASINLRAVSVYKALGGGWQACANERCDQLAAAP; translated from the coding sequence ATGAAAATGCTCACCGCACTTGCCGCCTCGTTGATCCTGGCCGGCTGCGCCAGCGTGGGGCCCGACTACCATGCGCCCGTGGAAAAGCCGGTCGCCGTGCAGGGTGTGGATGGCCAGCGGGAATTGACCCAGGATTTCCAGGCGAACTGGTGGAAGCAGTTCAACGACCCGACGCTCGACGCGCTGATTCAGCGCGCCGCGCTGAACAGCCCGGATCTGAAGATCGCGTTCGCCCGCCTGCGTGAATCACGCGCCTTGCTCGGCGTGGCCAAGTCACAACAGATCCCCGACGTGGAAACGGTGGCGAACTATTCGCGTAGCCGCGGGCAGCAGCCGGGCTTCACCGATCAGCGCACCACGGTCACCAGCTATCAGGCGGGCTTCGATGCCAGCTGGGAGATCGATCTGTTTGGCGGCGTGCGCCGCTCGGTGGAGGCGGCGCGCGCAGACGCCGGCGCCAGCGAGGCATCGTTGCAGGACGCACAGGTCACGCTGTTCGCCGAAGTGGCGCGCTTTTACTTCGATCTGCGCGGCGCGCAGCTGCGCATCGATGTAGCGAACCGCGATATCGAGAACCAGCGCGAGTCGCTGCGGCTGATCCGCGCTCGTGCCGATATCGGCACAGGCCAGGAGCAGGACGTCGCCAGCGCCAGCGCTCGTCTCAGTTCGGTGGAAGCACAGTTGCCGGTATTGCAGACGCTGGCGCAGACCGATACGTCGCATCTGGCCGTGCTGCTGGGCGAGCGCCCCGGTGAACTGGACATCGATCTCTCGCTGCAGAAGTTCCAACCGATCGACGTCGCGCTACCGATCGGCAACGCCGGCGACGTGCTCACGCGCCGCCCGGATATCCGTATCGCGGAACGCGAGCTGGCCGCCGCCAATGCCCGCATTGGCGTCGCCAAGGCCGATTACTACCCGCATATCACGTTGGGTGGTTTCCTCGGTTTCCTGTCTGGCCGCAGCAACAATTTTGGCGGCCCTTCGACGCGTGCCTGGTCGCTCGCACCGAGCATCTCGTGGTCTGGCCTCAACGTGCAGCGCGTACGCTCCAACGTGAAGGCCAACGAGGCACGTGCCGACGCCGCGCTGGCGAATTATCAGCGCACCGTGTTGCAGGCCCTGGAAGACGTGGACAACTCACTCGTCAGCTACAACCTGCAGCGCGACCGCGTGCAGAAATTGATCGATCAAGTGGCGCAGAGCCGACGCGCGGCGGAACTGGCCCGCGTGCGTTACGACGAAGGCGCGGCCGACTTCCTGCAGTTGCTGGATGCCGAGCGCACCCAGCTGGCGGCGGAAGATGCGCTGGCGGATGCGCAGGCATCGATCAATCTGCGCGCCGTCTCGGTGTACAAGGCGCTGGGTGGTGGCTGGCAGGCCTGCGCCAACGAGCGTTGCGATCAGTTGGCCGCCGCTCCATGA
- a CDS encoding SDR family oxidoreductase, whose product MNTVAFPARWTRRPSTLVEPELAQRVALVSGANRGLGLEVTRQLAASGMTVLLGSRDASAGERAARQLRSEGGNVFVAPLDVTSPADVYALAKRIERDYGRLDILVNNAGACFDAGNEASSVDMTIVRQALEINLLGAWQLTEAMLPLMRRHDYGRIVNVSSGCGAIDSECASSPAYRVSKAALNSHTRMLAMELGGSGILVNAVCPGWVATDMGGHGGRPVAEGAAGIVWAATLPSRPALNGGFFRDRMRIDW is encoded by the coding sequence ATGAACACCGTGGCGTTTCCCGCGAGGTGGACGCGGCGGCCATCGACGCTGGTCGAGCCCGAACTGGCGCAGCGCGTCGCCCTAGTCAGCGGTGCAAACCGCGGCCTGGGACTCGAGGTGACGCGGCAGCTGGCGGCCAGCGGCATGACCGTGCTGCTGGGCTCGCGGGACGCATCAGCGGGTGAACGAGCTGCGCGGCAGCTTCGTAGCGAAGGGGGCAACGTTTTCGTGGCGCCGCTGGATGTGACGTCGCCCGCCGACGTTTACGCGCTCGCCAAGCGTATCGAACGCGACTACGGACGCCTGGATATCCTGGTGAACAACGCCGGTGCCTGTTTCGATGCCGGCAACGAAGCGTCCTCCGTCGACATGACGATCGTGCGGCAGGCGTTGGAGATCAATTTGCTCGGCGCCTGGCAGCTCACCGAGGCGATGCTTCCGCTGATGCGGCGCCACGACTATGGCCGCATCGTCAACGTGTCCAGCGGCTGCGGCGCCATCGACAGCGAGTGTGCGAGCAGCCCGGCCTATCGCGTGTCCAAGGCTGCCTTGAACAGCCATACGCGCATGCTGGCGATGGAGCTGGGCGGCAGCGGCATCCTGGTCAACGCCGTTTGCCCCGGCTGGGTCGCCACCGACATGGGTGGCCATGGAGGACGCCCCGTTGCCGAAGGCGCCGCCGGCATCGTGTGGGCGGCCACACTTCCCTCGCGACCTGCGCTCAATGGCGGCTTCTTTCGCGATCGCATGCGCATCGATTGGTAA
- a CDS encoding GNAT family N-acetyltransferase, whose protein sequence is MRAPFAIRPVIDQDYAAWKPLWDGYNAFYGRSGATALAEAITCSTWRRFLDRDEPVHALIAERDGELLGLVHYLFHRSTTSAGNSCYLQDLFTVEAARGIGVGRALIEAVYLQAHQAGSPRVHWQTHESNATAMRLYDKVAEKSGFVVYRKML, encoded by the coding sequence GTGAGGGCTCCGTTCGCGATCAGGCCGGTGATAGATCAGGACTACGCCGCCTGGAAGCCGCTGTGGGACGGCTATAACGCGTTTTACGGCCGCAGCGGAGCGACCGCGCTAGCGGAAGCGATCACTTGCTCGACATGGCGGCGTTTTCTCGATCGTGACGAACCCGTGCACGCACTCATCGCCGAGCGCGATGGCGAACTGCTGGGCCTGGTGCACTACCTGTTCCATCGCAGTACGACCAGCGCAGGCAATAGTTGCTATCTGCAGGATCTGTTTACGGTGGAGGCGGCGCGCGGTATCGGCGTCGGGCGTGCGCTGATCGAAGCCGTCTATCTGCAGGCGCACCAGGCGGGCTCGCCGCGCGTCCACTGGCAGACCCACGAAAGCAACGCGACCGCGATGCGGCTCTACGACAAAGTGGCCGAGAAATCCGGCTTTGTCGTGTATCGCAAAATGCTGTGA